The Cylindrospermopsis curvispora GIHE-G1 genome contains a region encoding:
- a CDS encoding Bax inhibitor-1/YccA family protein, translated as MSNTSNFRQAFREAQNRSLVGPNVIAKALPYVGGGLVLTAVGTYGGLGIINSYPELFFSSFLGAVVVELILFFVAQNVAKKGQNAIALPLLAIYSLLSGYTLSGLVFVALGTQGVGIQGIGIAALSCGITFIVARQIGSNLSDSDGMALTKTISLGILALVVVCLTQFVFALFGVYTPSWLEIGISGLGVFLFAGASVVDFYILPRTYSNEEYLPAALSMYLTYINLFVFILRLLIALNSRD; from the coding sequence ATGAGCAACACCAGTAATTTTCGTCAAGCCTTTCGTGAGGCTCAAAACCGCAGTCTTGTTGGTCCCAACGTTATTGCCAAGGCTTTGCCCTATGTTGGTGGTGGTCTTGTTCTCACCGCTGTGGGCACCTATGGTGGTCTAGGTATTATTAATTCCTACCCAGAACTATTCTTTTCTAGTTTTTTGGGTGCGGTAGTAGTGGAACTGATTTTGTTCTTTGTTGCCCAAAATGTGGCCAAGAAGGGTCAAAATGCCATTGCTTTGCCACTCCTAGCCATTTATAGTCTGTTGTCAGGATACACCCTCAGCGGCTTAGTATTCGTGGCTCTAGGCACCCAAGGAGTGGGTATTCAGGGTATTGGCATAGCAGCCTTATCATGTGGTATCACCTTCATTGTGGCCCGTCAAATCGGTAGTAATCTTTCAGACTCCGATGGCATGGCCCTGACGAAAACCATTTCTCTGGGAATACTAGCTTTGGTTGTTGTATGCCTAACTCAATTTGTTTTTGCCCTGTTCGGCGTTTATACACCCAGCTGGTTAGAAATTGGTATCTCCGGCCTAGGAGTATTTCTCTTTGCTGGAGCATCGGTAGTAGATTTTTACATACTACCCCGCACCTACAGTAATGAAGAGTACTTGCCCGCAGCCTTGTCAATGTATCTAACATACATTAACCTTTTTGTGTTTATTTTGAGACTGTTAATTGCCTTAAATAGTCGGGACTAA
- a CDS encoding AAA family ATPase → MNFREEFKLLLRARYPLIYIPTQEEERVEATIREEATNQGNRPVYTWDFVDGYQGNPNDQGFGKRNPLQALEFVEKIPSSVCAVIILRDYHRFLDDVAIARKLRNLSRLLKSQPKNIVLLSPRVLIPDDLTEVMTVVEFPLPTVPEIKTEVEKLLQVTGNSLSGQFVDDLVRSCQGLSMERIRRVLSRALASHGELLPEDVDLVLEEKRQTIRQTQILDFYPATEQISDIGGLDNLKDWLIRRGGSFTQRARQYGLPHPRGLMLVGIQGTGKSLTAKAIAHYWHLPLLRLDVGRLFGGLVGESESRTRQMIQVAEALAPCVLWIDEIDKAFSGLGSKGDAGTTSRVFGTFITWLAEKTSPVFVVSTANDIQSLPPEMLRKGRFDEIFFVGLPTQEERKAIFHVHLSRLRPHNVKGYDIDRLAYETPDFSGAEIQQTLIEAMHIAFSQDRDFITDDILEAASQIIPLARTAVEQIQQLQQWAASGRARLASKHSSLTERIQRQL, encoded by the coding sequence ATGAACTTCCGCGAAGAATTTAAACTATTACTCCGTGCCCGCTATCCCCTAATTTACATTCCTACCCAGGAAGAAGAAAGGGTGGAAGCTACTATTAGAGAAGAAGCAACAAATCAAGGAAATCGCCCGGTTTATACCTGGGACTTTGTTGATGGTTATCAGGGAAACCCCAATGATCAGGGTTTTGGTAAACGCAATCCTCTGCAAGCTTTAGAATTTGTTGAAAAAATACCATCTTCTGTGTGTGCGGTTATAATTTTAAGAGATTATCATCGCTTTTTAGACGATGTGGCTATTGCTCGCAAACTTCGTAATTTATCCCGACTCCTGAAATCTCAACCGAAAAACATTGTTTTATTATCCCCACGTGTTCTGATCCCCGATGATTTGACAGAAGTTATGACTGTGGTGGAATTCCCCTTACCCACTGTCCCGGAAATTAAAACTGAAGTGGAAAAATTGTTACAGGTCACGGGTAACTCCCTGTCCGGTCAGTTTGTTGATGATTTGGTACGTTCTTGTCAGGGTCTATCAATGGAAAGAATTCGCCGAGTTCTGTCACGGGCTTTAGCATCTCATGGAGAGCTATTACCAGAAGATGTGGATCTGGTTCTGGAAGAAAAACGCCAAACTATTCGCCAAACTCAAATTCTCGACTTCTACCCTGCTACCGAGCAAATCTCCGATATTGGCGGATTAGATAATCTCAAAGACTGGTTAATTCGCCGTGGTGGCTCATTTACACAACGGGCTCGACAGTACGGATTGCCACACCCCCGTGGTTTAATGTTAGTGGGAATTCAGGGAACTGGTAAGTCCCTAACTGCTAAGGCGATCGCACACTATTGGCATTTACCTCTGTTACGCTTAGATGTGGGTCGTTTATTTGGAGGTTTAGTTGGCGAGTCGGAATCCCGCACTAGACAAATGATTCAAGTTGCTGAAGCTCTAGCTCCCTGTGTATTGTGGATTGATGAAATTGATAAGGCTTTTTCTGGTCTGGGTAGTAAGGGTGATGCGGGAACAACCAGTCGGGTATTTGGCACTTTTATCACCTGGTTAGCAGAAAAGACTTCTCCGGTATTTGTGGTTTCTACTGCTAATGATATTCAGTCTCTACCTCCAGAAATGTTGCGTAAGGGGCGATTTGATGAAATTTTCTTTGTGGGTTTACCCACCCAGGAAGAAAGAAAGGCTATTTTCCATGTTCACCTATCTAGGTTACGTCCCCATAATGTCAAGGGTTATGACATTGATAGATTGGCCTACGAAACTCCTGATTTTTCGGGAGCAGAAATTCAGCAGACTTTAATTGAAGCTATGCACATTGCGTTTAGTCAAGACCGTGATTTTATCACTGATGACATTTTAGAAGCTGCCAGTCAAATCATTCCTCTAGCTAGAACAGCTGTGGAACAAATTCAACAACTTCAACAATGGGCAGCTTCTGGTCGGGCCCGTCTAGCTTCTAAGCATAGCTCTTTAACTGAACGTATACAACGTCAATTATAG
- a CDS encoding SH3 domain-containing protein, which produces MLSGLLKFVLGFLLAIAVLLGSGMTIAIYFINRTAIAPEKPMFANDNPDPKPNLPKVTPKQVVKVKPKPTATPDLPRESPTPLPPGSYTAVVTWSQGLSVRDKPAFEGQAIGGVAGNQKVIILETSQDGKWQKIRIPDTDQEGWVKAGNTAKSN; this is translated from the coding sequence ATGCTATCTGGTTTGCTTAAATTTGTGCTTGGATTTTTGTTAGCGATCGCCGTTTTGTTGGGTAGTGGTATGACAATAGCTATATACTTTATCAATCGCACTGCCATCGCTCCTGAAAAACCCATGTTTGCTAATGACAATCCCGATCCAAAACCTAATTTACCCAAGGTTACCCCCAAACAGGTGGTGAAGGTAAAACCAAAACCTACTGCAACACCAGACCTCCCAAGGGAATCACCTACCCCTTTACCACCAGGATCCTACACTGCTGTGGTTACCTGGTCACAAGGTTTGAGTGTGCGAGATAAACCCGCTTTTGAGGGTCAAGCTATTGGTGGGGTTGCTGGTAATCAAAAAGTGATTATTTTAGAAACCAGTCAGGATGGTAAGTGGCAAAAAATTAGGATTCCAGATACTGATCAAGAAGGTTGGGTTAAAGCTGGCAATACGGCAAAATCAAATTGA
- the sbcC gene encoding exonuclease subunit SbcC yields MIPVRLILKNFLSYRDATLDFTGLHTACICGPNGAGKSSLLESITWAIWGQSRANIEDDVIYAGSQEVRVDFTFYNNLQKYRVIRTRTRGATGILEFQLETPAGFRPLTGKGIRATQDLILQHIKLDYETFINSAYLRQGRADEFMLKGPAQRKEILAELLKLNQYDLLEERAKDNSKQCKGRVEELERSIHHIQLQLTDRETIQTQRAALETRLHHLQQQQTSDYQQLQDLQVVERQRHDWETKLGVVQQQCQNLVPECDRLYQDSSIVKSQLEELDSILGQSEEIQAGYLGFQALQSQEESFTRKFEQHNLAISCKQSREQELMTRVQAIQLQIQQESVELKASEKQEQELQGCLHKSGEVETALSSLSAAREHLNQMDQLQVQVTPLLQQRASLQSQIDRVYATLSAKLEGLENTRQQLQSKDSHFSRLQESAAQLDKQIEELEKKRVYLQRVHEKGNDRRHVIERLQTHQIEYEKSLGKLEQKIQLLQEPNALCPLCERPLDEHNWSRVVEKTQGEYKDTQEQFWQTRELLAVSDQEIQALRAEYQAISRQVAEYESLRQKKGELGAQLQAMMDDRERLKQLTAEKESLQAKLQGNYAPELQQELQEVDQHLQQLNYQEESHALARSEIERWRWAEIKQAQIKDAQKKMAQLAQIRPKLVAKIEELQAQVLWEQTNSPIAQEIRGLAVDIAAIGYSHEAHQEIHKKVQGSQHWQLKHQQLLSAQQQYPYLEKRLADLSSDLQQREALKQKVTMEIGEIEKQLASMVNPREKIADLDQNMVFRRREMDETITHLGRLEQKLHQLEMLQNQYEQEKEQLAICKKQQRVYQELAQAFGKNGIQALMIENVLPQLEAETNKLLSRLSGSQLHVQFITQKLGSKSAKKGAKLVDTLEILIADTRGTRAYETYSGGEAFRINFAIRLALAKLLAQRAGAALQLLIIDEGFGTQDTEGCDRLIASINAIASDFACILTVTHIPHLKEAFQARIEVNKNQQGSHLSLSI; encoded by the coding sequence ATGATTCCAGTTCGACTGATTCTAAAAAACTTTTTGAGTTACCGTGATGCAACTTTAGATTTTACGGGATTGCACACGGCCTGCATTTGTGGTCCTAATGGAGCAGGTAAATCTTCTTTGTTGGAGTCTATAACCTGGGCAATCTGGGGTCAAAGTCGTGCCAACATTGAGGATGATGTTATCTATGCTGGATCACAAGAGGTTAGGGTTGATTTTACCTTCTACAACAATTTACAAAAATATCGGGTAATTCGTACCCGTACCCGAGGTGCTACGGGTATCTTGGAATTTCAACTGGAAACTCCTGCTGGTTTTCGTCCTCTTACGGGTAAGGGGATCCGTGCTACCCAAGACCTAATTCTCCAACATATTAAGTTGGATTATGAAACTTTTATTAATTCGGCTTATCTCCGTCAAGGTCGCGCTGATGAATTTATGCTAAAAGGACCTGCTCAACGTAAGGAGATTTTGGCGGAGTTATTAAAGCTCAATCAGTATGATTTGTTGGAGGAAAGAGCTAAGGATAATTCTAAGCAGTGTAAGGGAAGGGTGGAAGAGTTGGAACGTTCTATCCACCACATTCAGTTACAATTGACTGACAGGGAAACAATCCAAACCCAAAGAGCAGCTCTGGAAACCAGGTTACATCATCTGCAACAACAACAGACTTCTGATTATCAACAGTTGCAAGATCTCCAGGTGGTTGAACGTCAACGTCACGACTGGGAAACCAAGTTGGGGGTAGTTCAACAACAGTGCCAGAATCTCGTCCCAGAATGCGATCGCCTTTATCAAGATAGTTCGATTGTCAAGTCTCAATTGGAGGAGTTGGATTCTATTTTAGGTCAGTCTGAAGAAATTCAAGCTGGTTATCTTGGTTTTCAAGCTCTACAATCTCAGGAAGAGTCTTTTACTAGAAAATTTGAGCAACATAATCTTGCTATTAGTTGTAAACAATCACGGGAACAGGAACTCATGACACGAGTTCAGGCCATTCAACTGCAAATACAACAGGAGTCGGTAGAATTAAAGGCCTCGGAAAAACAGGAGCAGGAATTACAAGGGTGCTTACACAAATCTGGAGAAGTGGAAACGGCTTTGAGCAGTTTATCTGCTGCTCGTGAACATCTTAACCAGATGGATCAGTTACAAGTCCAGGTGACTCCCCTCCTACAACAACGAGCAAGTTTACAAAGTCAGATAGACCGGGTTTATGCCACTTTGTCAGCTAAATTGGAGGGGTTGGAAAATACTCGACAACAACTACAATCTAAAGATTCTCACTTCTCTCGGTTACAGGAGTCCGCTGCACAACTGGATAAGCAAATTGAGGAGCTGGAAAAGAAACGCGTTTATCTTCAAAGGGTACACGAAAAAGGAAATGATCGTCGCCATGTAATTGAACGCTTGCAAACTCATCAAATTGAATACGAGAAATCTTTGGGTAAGCTGGAACAAAAGATACAGTTACTTCAGGAGCCTAATGCTCTATGTCCCCTGTGTGAACGTCCTTTAGATGAGCATAATTGGAGTCGGGTTGTAGAAAAAACTCAGGGAGAATACAAGGATACTCAGGAACAATTTTGGCAAACACGAGAATTATTGGCAGTGTCTGACCAAGAAATTCAAGCACTAAGGGCGGAATATCAGGCAATATCCCGACAGGTGGCAGAATATGAGTCTTTAAGGCAAAAAAAAGGAGAATTAGGTGCTCAGCTACAAGCTATGATGGATGACCGGGAAAGGTTGAAGCAACTTACCGCAGAAAAGGAAAGTTTACAGGCTAAATTACAAGGGAATTATGCTCCAGAACTACAACAGGAACTCCAAGAAGTAGATCAGCATTTACAACAGCTAAATTATCAGGAAGAAAGTCACGCTTTAGCTAGAAGTGAGATAGAGCGTTGGCGATGGGCAGAAATTAAACAGGCTCAGATTAAAGATGCTCAAAAGAAAATGGCTCAACTAGCACAGATTAGGCCTAAACTAGTGGCCAAGATTGAGGAGTTACAAGCACAAGTGCTATGGGAACAGACTAATTCACCAATAGCTCAGGAAATTAGGGGATTAGCAGTGGATATTGCTGCTATTGGTTATAGTCATGAAGCACATCAGGAAATTCATAAAAAAGTTCAAGGGAGTCAACATTGGCAATTGAAACATCAGCAGTTGTTATCTGCTCAACAACAATATCCTTATCTGGAAAAAAGACTGGCAGATTTGAGTAGTGATTTGCAGCAAAGAGAGGCGCTAAAACAAAAAGTTACCATGGAAATAGGTGAAATAGAGAAGCAATTAGCCTCTATGGTCAATCCAAGAGAGAAAATTGCTGATTTAGACCAGAATATGGTATTTCGTCGTCGAGAAATGGATGAAACTATCACTCATTTAGGCAGGTTGGAACAAAAGCTACATCAGTTAGAAATGCTGCAAAATCAATATGAGCAAGAAAAGGAACAATTAGCAATTTGTAAGAAACAACAGCGCGTTTACCAGGAATTGGCGCAGGCTTTTGGTAAAAATGGTATCCAAGCACTGATGATTGAAAATGTGTTACCACAACTGGAAGCAGAGACTAACAAGTTACTTTCTCGGTTGAGTGGTAGTCAGTTACATGTACAGTTTATTACCCAGAAGTTGGGGAGTAAATCAGCTAAGAAAGGCGCTAAGTTGGTGGACACTTTAGAAATTTTAATTGCTGACACAAGAGGTACAAGAGCTTATGAAACTTACTCTGGAGGGGAGGCGTTTAGAATTAATTTTGCTATTCGGTTAGCATTGGCTAAATTGCTGGCCCAGCGTGCTGGCGCTGCACTACAGTTGTTAATTATAGATGAGGGATTTGGCACCCAAGATACGGAAGGATGCGATCGCCTGATTGCTTCTATTAACGCAATAGCGAGCGATTTTGCCTGTATTTTGACTGTGACCCATATTCCCCATCTCAAGGAAGCATTCCAGGCGCGAATAGAAGTAAATAAGAACCAACAGGGTTCCCATTTATCCCTTTCAATTTGA